The Williamwhitmania sp. nucleotide sequence CAGCTGGGCGGTAGCTTTGGAGTTGCCATTCTTGCAACGGTTCTGACTACTAGGGTCGATTATCACTCTCAAATTTTCTCTTCTTCGGTAAATACCACTTCGCCGGTTTACCAAGAGGTTGTTCATCATTTGAACGGGTATATGAAGGAGAATGTTGGTAGTAGTTCAGCTGTTGCAGCCCAACAAAGCAGCTATGTTGTCTCGGCACACCTCAATAAACAAGCATTTATTGAGGGAATCAACGACGATTTCTTGCTTGCTGGTATTATTACATTGATAGGTGGAGTGCCAGTATTTTTTCTACACTCGCGCAAGAAAAAACAGAAACTCGCTGAAGCGGAACGACGTGCAGCCTCAATGGAGGCAGATAAGGGATGATATTAATATAAGTGGTATCTTTTTGTATGATACAAATTTGATAATTCATGATACAGACGAAATTTAAAATAGCAGTTTCCCTTCTCTCTGCATTGCCCACCCTATTGTTTGGGCAGGAGGGAGTTAAAGTGAACGATATCAGTAGCCGGGACACATTGTCGTTTGAGAAGGTGTTGCAGACTGTTATGGAGAGCCATCCTTCGTTGATGAAGGCAGCAGATGAGGTAAGCATTGCGCAGAGTAAGGTTGATTTGGCAAAAACGGCCTATCTGCCTTCCTTTGACATTGATGCTAGCTACACCCGATTGGGGCCTGTTACCGAGTTTAGCATTCCTAGCTTGGGTACATTTAAGATGAACCCTGCCGATAACTTTGCGGCTTCGTTAAACTATCACCAAACACTTTATGATTTTGGTAAAACGGCAAAAAGTGTTGCGGCAGAAAAGGCTGGGAGTGTTGTGGCAGAGGGGCGGCTTACTCAGGTAAAACAGGGTCTCTCACTGCAGACGGCTAATGCTTACTTTATGCTTGTATATCTTCAAAAAGCTATTCAAATAAAGGCGGAAGAGATTGCTAACCTGGAAGAGCACATCAGCTTTATTCGGAAAAAGCAGCAGACTGGTTCAGCTACACAATACGAGCTGCTTAGCACGCAGGTAAGGCTTTCGGTGGTGAAGAACCAGCAGGTTGATCTTGAGTCGATGCGGTTGGATAGACAGTCGGCATTAAATATTCTCATGGGGAATTACATCAATCACTATATGGTTGTAGGTGAAAAACTTCCTGTTGTAGATATCTCCATGAATGTGGACTCACTCGTGGGATTTGCGGTCGATCATCGTATTGAGGCAGCCATTGCCAAGGAGGCGATTGATCAGGGTAGCCTTCGATTGAAAATGGTGGCAGCAACAAATAGTCCTAAAGTAGATGCATTTGCTTCTGCTGGAGGTAAGAACGGTTATGTACCCTATCTCGGGACAGTAAAGGCAAACTATGTTGCAGGTATAGGTATCAGCATCCCACTGTTTGATGCCAATAGGACACGGTACAATAAGGCTATCGCTTCCTCTCAGGTA carries:
- a CDS encoding TolC family protein, with translation MIQTKFKIAVSLLSALPTLLFGQEGVKVNDISSRDTLSFEKVLQTVMESHPSLMKAADEVSIAQSKVDLAKTAYLPSFDIDASYTRLGPVTEFSIPSLGTFKMNPADNFAASLNYHQTLYDFGKTAKSVAAEKAGSVVAEGRLTQVKQGLSLQTANAYFMLVYLQKAIQIKAEEIANLEEHISFIRKKQQTGSATQYELLSTQVRLSVVKNQQVDLESMRLDRQSALNILMGNYINHYMVVGEKLPVVDISMNVDSLVGFAVDHRIEAAIAKEAIDQGSLRLKMVAATNSPKVDAFASAGGKNGYVPYLGTVKANYVAGIGISIPLFDANRTRYNKAIASSQVNELKQDYELTVRSISAEVRQNEANLEASLKKLEQSRLQVGQAEEAFSLAKVSYTAGALTNLDLLDAETAVSESKLGLLKAQVQYQLNAIQLSISLGNAIAK